The Limanda limanda chromosome 13, fLimLim1.1, whole genome shotgun sequence genome has a window encoding:
- the zgc:92591 gene encoding late histone H2B.L4 has translation MTNDLSKKKGKGTGEKKTKRKAKRRETYAMYIYKVLKQVHPDTGISSRAMSIMNSFVNDLFERIATEASRLAQYNKRSTITSREVQTAVRLLLPGELAKHAVSEGTKAVTKYTSSK, from the exons ATGACCAACGATCTGTCCAAGAAGAAAGGCAAAGGCACCGGCGAGAAAAAGACCAAGAGGAAAGCCAAGAGACGGGAGACTTACGCCATGTACATCTACAAAGTGTTGAAACAG GTTCACCCGGACACCGGCATCTCCAGCCGGGCCATGAGCATCATGAACTCCTTCGTCAACGACCTGTTCGAGCGGATCGCCACCGAGGCGTCCCGGCTGGCCCAGTACAACAAGCGCTCCACCATCACCAGCCGGGAGGTGCAGACCGCcgtgcggctgctgctgcccggGGAGCTGGCCAAGCACGCCGTGTCCGAGGGCACCAAGGCGGTCACCAAGTACACCAGCTCCAAGTGA